A DNA window from Fragaria vesca subsp. vesca linkage group LG3, FraVesHawaii_1.0, whole genome shotgun sequence contains the following coding sequences:
- the LOC101310097 gene encoding auxin-induced protein 5NG4-like, with translation MEGNGGCFSSFIQSSKPYIAMISLQFGYAGMNIITKVSLNRGMSHYVLVVYRHAFATAAIAPFALVLERKIRPKITFPVFMKLFVLGLLGPVIDQNFYYAGLKFTSPTFSCAMSNMLPAMTFVMAVLCRMEKLEMKKVRCQAKLIGTIVTVAGAMLMTLYKGNIISFPWSAHSNNTNNASSATNNEDKDWLKGSILLILATFAWASFFIIQAVTQKRYQAPLSLTAIVCFLGTLQSIAVTFVMEHKPAAWTIGWDMNLLAAAYAGIVSSSLAYYIQGLVMQKTGPVFVTAFSPLMMIIVAVMGSFILAEKIYLGGVLGAVLIVMGLYSVLWGKYKEYKEKEAESFKIPQAIKGSTATTGDITASLQDIEIQKSTQPNPKE, from the exons ATGGAAGGAAACGGCGGCTGCTTTTCAAGTTTCATTCAGAGTTCAAAGCCATACATAGCTATGATTTCTCTGCAATTCGGCTATGCCGGAATGAACATCATCACTAAGGTTTCGCTCAATCGTGGAATGAGCCACTATGTGCTTGTTGTTTACAGGCACGCCTTCGCCACTGCAGCTATTGCTCCATTTGCTCTTGTTCTTGAGAG GAAAATAAGACCCAAGATTACATTTCCCGTTTTCATGAAACTTTTTGTACTGGGTCTTCTTGG GCCAGTGATTGATCAAAACTTCTACTATGCCGGACTGAAGTTCACATCCCCCACCTTCTCTTGTGCCATGAGTAACATGCTCCCAGCAATGACATTTGTCATGGCCGTCCTTTGCAG GATGGAAAAGCTGGAGATGAAGAAGGTTAGATGTCAAGCGAAGCTGATAGGCACTATAGTGACAGTGGCCGGAGCCATGTTGATGACGTTGTACAAAGGAAACATCATTAGCTTTCCCTGGTCGGCTCACTCGAACAACACCAATAATGCCTCTAGTGCAACTAATAATGAGGACAAGGACTGGCTCAAGGGATCCATTCTGCTCATCTTGGCCACCTTTGCCTGGGCGTCTTTCTTTATCATTCAGGCAGTGACACAGAAGAGGTACCAGGCTCCTCTATCCCTCACCGCAATCGTCTGCTTCTTGGGCACTCTCCAGTCCATAGCGGTTACTTTCGTCATGGAACACAAGCCGGCAGCTTGGACCATTGGTTGGGACATGAACCTTCTTGCTGCTGCATATGCT GGCATAGTTTCATCGAGCCTTGCATACTACATTCAAGGGCTGGTGATGCAGAAAACAGGTCCGGTTTTTGTCACCGCTTTCAGCCCTCTTATGATGATCATTGTTGCTGTCATGGGTTCTTTCATCCTTGCTGAGAAGATATATCTGGGAGG AGTTCTGGGTGCTGTATTGATTGTCATGGGACTCTACTCGGTTCTCTGGGGCAAGTACAAGGAGTACAAAGAAAAAGAAGCTGAGAGCTTTAAAATTCCTCAAGCAATAAAGGGTAGCACAGCTACTACAGGAGATATCACTGCTAGCTTACAAGACATTGAAATTCAAAAGAGCACCCAACCTAACCCCAAGGAATGA
- the LOC101310387 gene encoding cytochrome P450 98A2-like produces MTMALPPLPVSISFSVVIFILAYNLYQRLRFKLPPGPRPWPVVGNLYHIKPVRFRCYAEWAQSYGPIISVWIGSTLNVVVSNTELARQVLKDHDQKLADRHRNRSAAKFSKDGQDLIWADYGPHYVKVRKVCTLELFSPKRIEALRPIREDEVTAMVESIYNHCTAAENYGKNLSVREYLGAVAFNNITRLAFGKRFVNSEGVLDKQGLEFKAITANGLKLGASLAMAEHIPWLRWMFPLEEEAFAKHGERRDRLTREIMEEHTQKRNKSGGVAKQHFVDALLTLQEKYDLSEDTIIGLLWDMITAGMDTTAISGEWAMAELIKNPRVQQKAQKELDRVIGLERVMTETDFSGLPYLQCVAKEALRMHPPTPLMLPHRANANVKIGGYDIPKGSNVHVNVWAVARDPAAWKDPHEFRPERFLEEDVDMKGHDFRLLPFGAGRRVCPGAQLGINLVASMLGHLLHHFCWAPAEGVNPQEIDMSENPGLVTYMRTPLHAVPTPRLPSHLYKRVAADM; encoded by the exons ATGACGATGGCTCTTCCTCCTCTCCCAGTTTCCATATCTTTCTCTGTTGTGATCTTCATCCTTGCATACAACCTGTACCAGCGGCTCCGATTCAAGCTTCCTCCAGGCCCACGTCCATGGCCAGTCGTCGGCAACCTATACCACATTAAGCCGGTTCGATTCCGCTGCTACGCCGAGTGGGCTCAGTCCTACGGGCCCATCATATCGGTGTGGATCGGATCCACCCTGAACGTCGTCGTTTCAAACACAGAACTGGCGAGACAAGTGCTCAAAGACCATGACCAGAAACTGGCAGACCGGCATCGCAACCGATCCGCCGCAAAGTTCAGCAAGGACGGCCAAGACCTCATCTGGGCCGACTATGGGCCCCACTACGTGAAGGTCAGGAAGGTCTGCACTCTTGAGCTTTTCTCTCCCAAGAGGATTGAGGCTCTCAGACCTATTCGCGAAGATGAGGTCACCGCCATGGTCGAGTCCATTTACAACCACTGCACCGCTGCTG AAAACTATGGAAAGAACTTATCAGTGAGGGAGTATTTGGGAGCAGTGGCTTTCAACAACATAACCAGGCTAGCATTTGGGAAACGATTTGTAAACTCAGAGGGTGTGTTAGACAAACAAGGACTGGAATTCAAGGCCATTACTGCCAATGGGCTCAAGCTCGGAGCGTCGCTTGCCATGGCCGAGCATATTCCATGGCTGCGTTGGATGTTCCCACTCGAGGAAGAGGCATTTGCCAAGCATGGGGAACGGCGAGACCGTCTAACAAGGGAAATCATGGAAGAGCATACACAAAAACGCAACAAAAGCGGTGGTGTTGCCAAGCAGCATTTTGTGGATGCCTTGCTTACCTTGCAGGAGAAGTACGACCTTTCTGAGGACACTATTATTGGACTTCTTTGG GATATGATTACGGCAGGCATGGACACCACGGCCATTTCTGGTGAATGGGCCATGGCTGAGTTGATCAAGAACCCAAGGGTGCAACAAAAAGCCCAAAAGGAGCTAGACCGGGTCATTGGGTTGGAACGCGTCATGACCGAAACTGATTTCTCGGGTCTACCCTACCTACAATGTGTAGCTAAGGAAGCCCTACGGATGCACCCTCCAACGCCATTGATGCTCCCCCACCGAGCCAATGCCAATGTCAAGATCGGCGGCTACGACATCCCCAAGGGTTCAAACGTACATGTGAACGTTTGGGCCGTAGCCCGTGACCCAGCAGCATGGAAAGATCCACATGAGTTCCGACCCGAAAGGTTCCTAGAGGAGGATGTGGACATGAAGGGACATGATTTTAGACTGCTTCCATTTGGAGCGGGACGACGGGTTTGTCCTGGAGCCCAACTTGGTATCAACTTGGTGGCATCCATGTTGGGCCATCTATTGCACCATTTTTGTTGGGCCCCTGCTGAGGGGGTGAATCCACAAGAGATTGACATGTCAGAAAATCCAGGGCTTGTGACTTACATGAGAACCCCGTTGCATGCTGTACCAACTCCAAGGCTGCCATCGCACTTGTACAAACGTGTGGCAGCTGATATGTAA
- the LOC101310970 gene encoding 14 kDa zinc-binding protein-like isoform 1: protein MEKEEKIRGSDAISSRLGVISSHLITQVPVTMAEKEAALAAVPSDSATIFDKIINKEIPATVVFEDDKVLAFRDISPQAPTHILIIPKVRDGLTGLSKAEERHCEILGQLLYTAKLVAKQEGLEDGFRIVINDGPKGCVYSLITLFFNGFINHFRELLFIPPKTAFGPP from the exons ATGGAAAAGGAAGAGAAAATTAGGGGAAGCGACGCTATAAGCAGCCGACTCGGAGTTATAAGCTCTCATTTGATCACTCAAGTCCCCGTCACTATGGCCGAGAAGGAGGCTGCTCTTGCTGCCGTACCCTCTGATTCTGCCACCAT ATTTGACAAGATCATCAACAAGGAAATACCGGCTACTGTGGTATTTGAGGACGATAAG GTCCTTGCATTTAGGGACATTAGTCCCCAGGCTCCAACACACATTTTGATCATTCCCAAAGTTAGAGATGGCTTAACTGGATTATCGAAG GCTGAAGAGAGACACTGTGAGATTCTTGGTCAGCTTCTCTACACTGCCAAGCTTGTTGCTAAACAGGAAGGCCTGGAGGATGGGTTCAGGATTGTGATCAATGATGGGCCAAAAGGATGTGTGTATTCATTAATCACTCTTTTTTTTAATGGGTTCATTAATCACTTTAGGGAGCTTCTATTCATACCTCCAAAAACAGCATTTGGACCTCCCTAG